TTATGTCGTTTCTCTCCTGGAGCGAGCTGCCGTGGTACTGGTGGGGCACGTCGAATTTTCTCTGGGCGCTGCTGCTGGTGGTGCTGGTGCCGGGGCTGCTGGCGCTGGTTTTCGGCTTTTTTGCGTTCCGCTCGAAAATTAAGGGCGTCTATTTCTCCATCATTACCCAGGCGCTGACCTTTGCCGGGATGCTGCTCTTTTTTCGCAATGAAACCGGCTTTGGCGGCAACAACGGCTTTACGGGATTTACCACGCTGCTCGGGTTTTCGCTCACCGCGACCGGCACGCGCATCGCGCTCTTTATCGCCACGCTCGCCTTACTGCTGGCCTGTCTCGCCGTCGGGCTGTGGCTCGCGCGCAGCAAATTTGGCCGGGTGCTGACGGCGGTGCGCGACGCGGAAAGCCGCCTGATGTACTGCGGCTACGATCCGCGCGGCTTCAAGCTGCTGGTCTGGACGATTTCCGCGGTGATGTGCGGCCTTGCAGGCGCGCTCTATGTGCCGCAGGTCGGCATCATTAACCCCGGTGAAATGTCGCCGACCAACTCCATTGAAGCGGCCATCTGGGTGGCCCTCGGCGGGCGCGGCACGCTGGTGGGGCCGGTGTTCGGCGCGCTGCTGGTCAACGGGGCCAAAAGCCTCTTTACCGTGGTGATGCCGGAGTACTGGCAGCTCTTTTTAGGGCTGATATTTATTCTGGTCACCCTGTTTCTGCCGCGCGGTGTGGCGGGGCTTTTGCGCAGAGGAGAGAAATAATGCACGCCACGGATACGCTCTATACCCGGCAGTATGAGACCGACCGCTTTCGCGCCGAGACCGATCCGGTGCTGCAACTGGAGAAAATCAATGTCAGTTTTGACGGCTTCCAGGCGCTCACCGATCTGACGCTCTCGACCGGCATCGGCGAACTGCGCTGTATTATCGGCCCCAACGGCGCGGGCAAAACCACGCTGATGGATGTGATCACCGGCAAAACCCGGCCCCAGAGCGGGCGCGCGATTTACGATCAGCAAACCGACCTGACGCGCCTTGAACCGGTGGAAATCGCCCGGCGCGGTATCGGGCGCAAATTCCAGAAGCCAACGGTGTTTGAGGCGCTGACGGTGTTTGAGAATCTGGAGCTCGCGCAAAAGGGCGATAAATCGGTGCGCGGCACGCTGCGCGCGCGGCTGAATGCCGAGCAGACCGACCGTATCGACGCGATGCTGACAACGCTGCGCTTAGGGGCAGAGCGCCAGCGCCTGGCTGGCGCGCTCTCGCACGGTCAGAAGCAGTTTCTGGAAATCGGCATGCTGCTGATGCAGGAGCCGCACCTGCTGCTGCTCGATGAGCCCGCGGCGGGCATGACCGACGCGGAAACCGACTACGCCGCCGAGCTGTTTCGCGCGCTGGCGGGCAAACATTCTCTGATGGTGGTGGAGCACGATATGGGCTTTGTGGAGACCATCGCCGACAAAGTGACGGTGCTGCATCAGGGCCAGGTGCTGGCGGAAGGCTCGCTTGCCGAGGTTCAGGCCAACGAGCAGGTGATCGACGTCTATCTCGGGCGTTAAGGAGCAACGATGTTAAACGTGGATGAACTGCATCAATACTATGGCGGCAGCCATATCCTTCGCGGCGTGTCGCTTGAGGCGCGCACGGGCGAGGTGACCTGTCTGCTCGGGCGCAACGGTGTGGGCAAAAGCACGCTGCTGAAATGTCTGATGGGGCTGATTCCGGCGAAAACCGGCTCGGTCACCTGGCAGGGCGACGTTATTACCCGTTATAAACCGCACCAGCGCGTGGCGGCAGGCATCTCGTATGTGCCGCAGGGACGTGAGATTTTCCCGCGGCTGACGGTGGAGGAAAACCTGCTGATGGGGCTGTCACGCTTTCGCGGTGCAGAGGCCAGAAGCGTGCCAGAGGAGATTTATATGCTCTTTCCGGTGCTGAAATCGATGCGCCAGCGGCGCGGCGGCGATCTCTCCGGCGGGCAACAGCAGCAGCTTGCCATCGGCCGGGCGCTCGCCAGCCGTCCGCAGTTATTGATCCTCGACGAACCCACCGAGGGCATTCAGCCATCGGTCATCAAAGAGATTGGCGAGGTGATCCGCGCGCTGGCCGCCCGCGGCGATATGGCCATTCTGCTGGTAGAGCAGTTTTATGATTTCGCCGCCGGGCTTGCGGATAACTATCTGGTGATGTCCCGCGGCGCTATCGTGCAACGCGGCCCCGGCGCTGCGATGGAAGCCGACGGCGTGCGGGGGCTGGTTGCGATTTGATACTAGTAAAAGGCTGGCAGGAGGCTGGCTTTTTATTACCGACTTGATGAATTCTTATTTAACAGCGCTAAACGAGCGCGGGTTATCTGGCGGGCTCAAAGTTTATCTTTATCGTGATATTATTACACGCGTATTATCAAAGGGATTTAACTGATGACCGCAACGGATGATTTTTAATGCAAAATATTGAGAAAGAAATAATCGAATTCATCAACCAGGATTATAACCCCAAAAAGTATTTTCTCTTTTGCCCCAAACATCCCGTGACGCGCGACACCCGTATCAGAGACGACCTGAATCTCGTTTTTGAGGACAACGAAGCGTTACTGCAAACCTATTTCCGCCGCTGGCATGTTGAGCCAGGCGGCTTTGAAATACTCGATTATTTTCATCCCGACTATTTTGGAAGCAAAGAGCCTGACCCGCATAAACCTCTCACCGTCGCAATGCTGGTGGAGAGCGCAAAGGCGGGGCGCTGGTTATATGAATAAATCTCGTTCATCTCTGATGAGTTCACTACATTTATCAACGAAACGCACTGAACGCATTCTGGCAGAAAAGGATAAAAGATCATGGATAACGATTTCAGGCGTTTCTTCTGTGAGATAATTTTCCGGCCCTTAATGGTGCTCGTTTCCATGTCCTGCATACTCATATTACACGATGCGCTCTATTATTTTGTCTGGCGGGTGTTTTATGGAGCTTATAGCGTTCGGATGACAGTCTCGCTTAATTTAACCTTGTGGTATGGCATATTTCCAGCATTCATTATAATGGCGTTATTACCGCTTCGCTTAATGAAAGGGCATTTGTTGCTGATGCTTTTAATACCGGTAATGCTCCTCGGCTTCGGTGGCTCAACACATTTCATACTCTGTATATTGTTAAGCTTTTACTGGCTACTCGGTGGTGGGCTGATGCTTTTTATGAAATATGTGGTCTATCGACAGGTCGCCGTTTTACTCAAAATCCCTCCGCTATAAAACGTGCGGGCCAGGCGTTTACCCGGCCCGCACTTCACTCAGCCCGGTTGCATCACCCCAACGGCTTTCACGCGCATGCCTTTTACCATCATCAGATACGCCATAGCTGCGAAAACCATCAGCGACGCGA
This sequence is a window from Cronobacter sakazakii. Protein-coding genes within it:
- the urtC gene encoding urea ABC transporter permease subunit UrtC; protein product: MTQPVTLTLVRNAPRLSVIAGGLALAALFALPFLTLLPASHPLAVSTWTLTLMGKILCYAIVAVALDLVWGYAGLLSLGHGIFFALGGYAMGMYLMRQAAGDGLPAFMSFLSWSELPWYWWGTSNFLWALLLVVLVPGLLALVFGFFAFRSKIKGVYFSIITQALTFAGMLLFFRNETGFGGNNGFTGFTTLLGFSLTATGTRIALFIATLALLLACLAVGLWLARSKFGRVLTAVRDAESRLMYCGYDPRGFKLLVWTISAVMCGLAGALYVPQVGIINPGEMSPTNSIEAAIWVALGGRGTLVGPVFGALLVNGAKSLFTVVMPEYWQLFLGLIFILVTLFLPRGVAGLLRRGEK
- the urtD gene encoding urea ABC transporter ATP-binding protein UrtD encodes the protein MHATDTLYTRQYETDRFRAETDPVLQLEKINVSFDGFQALTDLTLSTGIGELRCIIGPNGAGKTTLMDVITGKTRPQSGRAIYDQQTDLTRLEPVEIARRGIGRKFQKPTVFEALTVFENLELAQKGDKSVRGTLRARLNAEQTDRIDAMLTTLRLGAERQRLAGALSHGQKQFLEIGMLLMQEPHLLLLDEPAAGMTDAETDYAAELFRALAGKHSLMVVEHDMGFVETIADKVTVLHQGQVLAEGSLAEVQANEQVIDVYLGR
- the urtE gene encoding urea ABC transporter ATP-binding subunit UrtE, which produces MLNVDELHQYYGGSHILRGVSLEARTGEVTCLLGRNGVGKSTLLKCLMGLIPAKTGSVTWQGDVITRYKPHQRVAAGISYVPQGREIFPRLTVEENLLMGLSRFRGAEARSVPEEIYMLFPVLKSMRQRRGGDLSGGQQQQLAIGRALASRPQLLILDEPTEGIQPSVIKEIGEVIRALAARGDMAILLVEQFYDFAAGLADNYLVMSRGAIVQRGPGAAMEADGVRGLVAI
- a CDS encoding DUF1493 family protein; translation: MQNIEKEIIEFINQDYNPKKYFLFCPKHPVTRDTRIRDDLNLVFEDNEALLQTYFRRWHVEPGGFEILDYFHPDYFGSKEPDPHKPLTVAMLVESAKAGRWLYE